One genomic region from Anopheles bellator chromosome 2, idAnoBellAS_SP24_06.2, whole genome shotgun sequence encodes:
- the LOC131209600 gene encoding uncharacterized protein LOC131209600: protein MQKKQDKKISGYDEEALLEALREKKEKKEMEEDRSSPEATSANIIPIYDAAIVPVAKDESREQEIEEHEILVEEGIAEPVDNQQQWFGEQMENQRQWFGEQMENQRQWFGEQLAIVQQSIAELKELLASPHAATTSSQPMPRQQNQVTHPPTSAVQLQLPANTKHRLDLLEAAAAHTEYFSIVEQHVEKYISENDVRKPTFSHLLESIFTKEFLKTCKWKRRTDEGDIIFKTNINCLNLLTKLLQQEKYNNTTKRLGLQDVRIKMKSYLSNIRFNNRNNAS, encoded by the exons ATGCAgaaaaaacaagataaaaaaatttcTGGATACGACGAAGAAGCCTTGCTAGAAGCTCTTCgagagaagaaggaaaagaaggaGATGGAGGAGGATCGCTCATCGCCAGAAGCAACCTCGGCGAATATCATACCGATTTATGATGCC gCCATTGTTCCCGTAGCGAAAGATGAATCTAGGGAGCAAGAAATAGAGGAACACGAAATACTAGTTGAGGAAGGAATTGCTGAACCTGTGGACAACCAGCAGCAATGGTTTGGTGAACAGATGGAGAACCAGCGGCAATGGTTTGGTGAACAGATGGAGAACCAGCGGCAATGGTTTGGTGAACAATTGGCAATCGTTCAGCAATCGATTGCGGAGTTGAAGGAATTGTTGGCATCACCAcacgcagcaacaacatcatctCAGCCGATGCCCCGGCAACAGAACCAAGTAACCCACCCACCAACATCAGCagttcagcttcagcttccaGCAAATACTAAGCACAGGCTTGATTTGCTGGAAGCTGCGGCAGCACATACAGAATATTTCTCCATCGTGGAGCAACACGTGGAGAAATACATATCAGAGAACGATGTTAGAAAGCCGACGTTTAGCCATTTACTTGAAAGTATATTTACAAAAGAATTCCTGAAAACATGCAAATGGAAAAGACGTACAGATGAGGGCGACATAATTTTTAAAACTAACATTAACTGCTTAAATTTACTGACTAAACTTCTACAACAAGAGAAATACAATAACACCACCAAACGTCTAGGCTTGCAGGATGTAAGgattaaaatgaaaagttATTTAAGTAATATTAGATTTAACAATCGTAATAACGCTAGTTAG
- the LOC131208514 gene encoding uncharacterized protein LOC131208514 isoform X2 produces the protein MKLLLVVATCLVGASLLLASPVRQNKPRALVTSREDTVTAEPSKQKPQYLIQVKPKDEEEDELSKLVDFFANGEIGSPSESTGSPHTTSYGSYSPSRDDLTEPLLPPPVEQNEPNYYAAKPKKNKGKKYIPTQKLINLKNADGLEKHANEKSRLGSQGGSAQGSDYSDEETFFLDAIDLDKLLASALLGEQDAKAEASGGASRRLLLPLHLEELNQGEFVPSRNRRVDQYTRPVAGEDEGRIVSSM, from the exons ATGAAGTTGCTTTTAGTG GTTGCAACCTGCCTTGTGGGAGCAAGTCTCCTGCTGGCCTCACCCGTTCGACAGAACAAGCCGCGCGCGCTGGTAACGAGCCGCGAAGACACGGTGACGGCGGAACCGTCGAAGCAGAAACCCCAGTACCTGATTCAAGTGAAGCCCAAagacgaggaagaggacgaacTCTCGAAATTGGTGGATTTTTTCGCGAATGGGGAGATCGGCTCGCCCAGCGAATCAACCGGATCTCCCCACACGACATCCTACGGCTCCTATAGTCCTTCCCGGGACGATCTGACCGAACCGCTGTTGCCGCCTCCGGTCGAACAGAACGAACCGAACTACTACGCAGCCaagccgaagaaaaacaagggCAAGAAGTACATTCCGACGCAGAAACTCATCAATCTGAAGAACGCCGACGGTCTGGAGAAACACGCCAACGAAAAGTCCCGCCTGGGTAGTCAGGGCGGATCGGCACAAGGATCGGATTACAGCGACGAGGAGACCTTCTTCCTGGACGCCATCGATCTAGACAAACTGCTGGCCAGCGCGTTGCTAGGAGAGCAGGACGCCAAAGCGGAAGCCTCCGGGGGGGCATCGAGACGTTTACTGTTGCCACTGCACCTAGAGGAGCTTAACCAGGGCGAGTTTGTGCCCAGCCGCAACCGGAGGGTGGACCAGTACACACGGCCCGTGGCCGGCGAGGACGAAG GAAGAATCGTCAGTTCCATGTAG
- the LOC131208514 gene encoding uncharacterized protein LOC131208514 isoform X1, which translates to MKLLLVVATCLVGASLLLASPVRQNKPRALVTSREDTVTAEPSKQKPQYLIQVKPKDEEEDELSKLVDFFANGEIGSPSESTGSPHTTSYGSYSPSRDDLTEPLLPPPVEQNEPNYYAAKPKKNKGKKYIPTQKLINLKNADGLEKHANEKSRLGSQGGSAQGSDYSDEETFFLDAIDLDKLLASALLGEQDAKAEASGGASRRLLLPLHLEELNQGEFVPSRNRRVDQYTRPVAGEDEGARIDFQMHGHNGPNSYKFGYDTGEGKNRQFHVEERDDKGHVRGRYGYYMRSGKFRIVNYSSSPETGFRIEP; encoded by the exons ATGAAGTTGCTTTTAGTG GTTGCAACCTGCCTTGTGGGAGCAAGTCTCCTGCTGGCCTCACCCGTTCGACAGAACAAGCCGCGCGCGCTGGTAACGAGCCGCGAAGACACGGTGACGGCGGAACCGTCGAAGCAGAAACCCCAGTACCTGATTCAAGTGAAGCCCAAagacgaggaagaggacgaacTCTCGAAATTGGTGGATTTTTTCGCGAATGGGGAGATCGGCTCGCCCAGCGAATCAACCGGATCTCCCCACACGACATCCTACGGCTCCTATAGTCCTTCCCGGGACGATCTGACCGAACCGCTGTTGCCGCCTCCGGTCGAACAGAACGAACCGAACTACTACGCAGCCaagccgaagaaaaacaagggCAAGAAGTACATTCCGACGCAGAAACTCATCAATCTGAAGAACGCCGACGGTCTGGAGAAACACGCCAACGAAAAGTCCCGCCTGGGTAGTCAGGGCGGATCGGCACAAGGATCGGATTACAGCGACGAGGAGACCTTCTTCCTGGACGCCATCGATCTAGACAAACTGCTGGCCAGCGCGTTGCTAGGAGAGCAGGACGCCAAAGCGGAAGCCTCCGGGGGGGCATCGAGACGTTTACTGTTGCCACTGCACCTAGAGGAGCTTAACCAGGGCGAGTTTGTGCCCAGCCGCAACCGGAGGGTGGACCAGTACACACGGCCCGTGGCCGGCGAGGACGAAGGTGCTCGAATCGATTTTCAAATGCACGGCCACAATGGACCGAACAGCTACAAGTTTGGCTATGACACGGGTGAAGG GAAGAATCGTCAGTTCCATGTAGAAGAGCGAGATGATAAAGGCCATGTCCGGGGTCGCTACGGTTACTACATGAGGTCCGGAAAGTTTCGCATCGTCAACTACAGCTCCTCACCAGAAACGGGATTCAGGATAGAGCCGTAA
- the LOC131208513 gene encoding deoxyribose-phosphate aldolase — MPANKEMPLDKAQLTNVRVNLSSVVRSVDLLTSALINRVSDRELLEYTLLALRLTDLTTLGGDDTESNVARLCFRAAYPFSDHASYVSMKGKVHTAAVCVYPSRVADANRALKALGMIGKIQIASVATGFPSGSYPLETRLQEIRFAIQQGATEIDIVIDRSLVLTGKWEKLYHEIVSMREACGDKVHMKAILGIGECGTMANVFKASMVAMMAGSDFIKTSTGKETVNATLPVGLVMIRAIQKFHRLTGKKIGLKPAGGVRTVQDAIAWMVMVQQTLGSEWLTPELFRFGASGLLDNIEDQFVAVTKRLNA; from the exons ATGCCGGCAAATAAAGAAATGCCTCTCG ATAAAGCACAACTTACCAACGTGCGGGTAAATCTCTCCAGCGTGGTGCGTTCTGTTGACCTCTTGACTTCTGCGCTTATCAACCGCGTCTCAGACCGCGAGCTCCTCGAGTACACACTGCTCGCGCTTCGGCTAACGGATTTGACGACACTCGGCGGTGATGATACGGAATCGAACGTTGCCAGGCTTTGCTTCAGGGCCGCTTACCCTTTCTCTGACCACGCATCGTATGTCAGCATGAAGGGAAAAGTGCACACTGCCGCGGTTTGTGTCTATCCCTCACGCGTGGCCGACGCAAACCGCGCACTGAAGGCACTGGGTATGATTGGAAAGATCCAAATCGCGTCTGTGGCCACTGGCTTTCCGTCCGGATCTTACCCACTGGAAACCAGATTGCAGGAAATACGATTCGCGATCCAGCAGGGCGCGACCGAGATAGACATCGTCATCGATCGCAGTTTGGTGCTGACcggaaagtgggaaaaactGTACCACGAGATCGTTAGCATGCGCGAAGCTTGCGGTGACAAAGTGCATATGAAGGCAATTCTTGGCATCGGCGAGTGCGGAACAATGGCCAAT GTGTTCAAAGCATcaatggtggcgatgatggccgGATCGGATTTCATTAAAACGTCCACCGGCAAGGAAACGGTCAATGCCACTCTCCCCGTAGGACTCGTCATGATCCGTGCCATTCAGAAATTCCATCGTTTGACCGGGAAGAAAATCGGACTCAAACCAGCGGGTGGCGTGAGAACTGTCCAGGATGCGATCGCTTGGATGGTGATGGTACAACAAACGCTTGGCAGCGAGTGGCTCACCCCGGAgttgttccggttcggtgcctCGGGATTGCTGGATAATATTGAGGATCAATTTGTCGCGGTTACCAAACGTTTAAATGCGTAG